From Solea solea chromosome 20, fSolSol10.1, whole genome shotgun sequence, one genomic window encodes:
- the ndufs5 gene encoding NADH dehydrogenase [ubiquinone] iron-sulfur protein 5 gives MPFIDVQSWLGINMDRWMLLQSSEQPYKRAGRCHAFEKEWVDCSHGIGQTRAKKECQLEFEDFYECMWRQKTNKRLYTIKKQRDALVKEGKYTPPPSHSGKEEQVP, from the exons ATGCCGTTCATCGACGTGCAGTCATGGCTGGGCATCAACATGGACCGCTGgatgctgctgcagagcagcgAGCAGCCATACAAGCGGGCAGGTCGCTGCCACGCCTTCGAGAAGGAGTGGGTCGATTGTTCCCATGGTATCGGGCAGACACGAGCCAAGAAGGAGTGTCAGCTGGAGTTTGAGGACTTCTATGAGTGCATGTGGAGGCAGAAGACG AATAAGCGGCTGTACACGATCAAGAAGCAGCGAGACGCTTTGGTGAAGGAGGGGAAGTACACGCCACCTCCCAGCCACTCAGGCAAAGAAGAGCAGGTGCCGTGA